AAGTGGATAGGAAAGATGAAATAGGAAACTTAGGAAAAGCTTTAAATAAAGCTTGTGAGAATATGAAAAAATTAATAAGTTCAATAATGAATAGTGCTGGAGATATAAGTTCTTCTAGTGAAGAACTATCTGCAACTACTCAGGAAATTACATCTATGATGGAAGCTGCAAATGAATCCACTGAACAAATAGCACAAGGTGCACAAGAATTAAGTTCAACAACCGAAGGGGTAAACGCTTCTATGCAGGAGATTTCTACTTCAACTAATGAATTATTAGATAAATCAATAAGTACCCAAAATTCTTCAAACGAAATAAGTAAACGTGCAGTTGAAATAAAAAATAAAGCGGCTAAAAATATAGAGGATGGAAATGCAATATACAAAGAAAAACACGATAATATTATAAAATCTATTGAGGATGGCAAAGTTGTGGAACAAGTTAAAATTATGGCCGATTCTATTGGAAATATAGCAGAACAAACAAATCTCCTTGCATTAAATGCTGCAATAGAAGCTGCAAGAGCTGGGGAACAAGGAAAAGGTTTTGCTGTAGTTGCAGATGAAGTAAGAGATTTGGCAGAACAATCTTCTCAAGCTGTAGTAAGTATACAAAGCATGGTTTCTCAAGTAAAAAGCGCCTTTGATTCTTTATCTAAAAGTGGACAAGATATCTTAGATTATATATCAAATAATGTAAATCCTAATTATAAACTTCTTATGGATACAGGCATACAATATGAAAAAGATGCTGCATTTATAAAAAATATGGCTGAGGAAATTTCAGCTTCATCAAAACGAATGGATAATGCTATAAGTAACATAGGCGGCTCAGTTGAAAATATATCGGCAACTTCAGAAGAATCAGCAGCTAGTTCAGAAGAGATAATGAGCAGTATAAATGAGATAACAAAGGCTGTAAGTGAAGTTTCTGAATCTGCTCAAAGTCAAGCTGAACTTGCACAAAAACTTAATGAAATGGTTCATAAATTTAAAGT
The genomic region above belongs to Clostridium sp. AWRP and contains:
- a CDS encoding methyl-accepting chemotaxis protein, with product MQWFKNLKMIQKLISSFVLVALFIGIVGFIGLHNMKIIYSNANSMHDYNLKSIESLMTVKQNFADIRSDLLKIVYQQNLNDKNNLKKEISDLSAKNDSIIDNYENTLLSKNENSTFSQLKKDRNEYKEAFNKVLKFIDENNYKNAQGNFSNITKARMKIYSDMDKLIAANFNEADNADNQNQITYTSSLVITNIIIIVGLVFGVIIGLFIALMISKEITKVLDLAKALGDGDLTKSIKVDRKDEIGNLGKALNKACENMKKLISSIMNSAGDISSSSEELSATTQEITSMMEAANESTEQIAQGAQELSSTTEGVNASMQEISTSTNELLDKSISTQNSSNEISKRAVEIKNKAAKNIEDGNAIYKEKHDNIIKSIEDGKVVEQVKIMADSIGNIAEQTNLLALNAAIEAARAGEQGKGFAVVADEVRDLAEQSSQAVVSIQSMVSQVKSAFDSLSKSGQDILDYISNNVNPNYKLLMDTGIQYEKDAAFIKNMAEEISASSKRMDNAISNIGGSVENISATSEESAASSEEIMSSINEITKAVSEVSESAQSQAELAQKLNEMVHKFKV